The genomic DNA GAGCAGGACGATCGCGATGACCGGCTTGAGGACCGGGAACACGATGAAGCGGAACCGCTGCACGGCGCTCGCGCCGTCCAGCTGACTGGCTTCGAGGACCTCCCCGCTGACCTGGGTGAGGCCGGCGTACGCCGAGAACGCCACGAACGGCACCGACATCCAGATGATGATGATCGACGCGACGATGAAGAAGAGCAGCGGTGTGGTGCCGATCCAGTTGAATCCCTTCATGTCGACACCGGGGATCATGCTGAGGAGGTAGTTGATGACGCCGCGCTGGCGGTTGAAGAGCCAGATGAACACGGTCATCGCAGCGATCACGGGCATCGCCCAGGCCAGGAGCAGCGCGATCTGCAGGGTGAAGCGTGCCGCAGCGTGGATCTTGGTCATCAGTAGTGCGAGGAGGACTCCGACCACGATGGTGACGAATGCCGTCACCAGGCAGAAGAGCACGGAGCGGAACGTCACCGCCCAGAACGTGCCGTCCTGCGCGATGGCGATGTAGTTGTCGAACCCGACGAAGTCGGGGGCCTTGCCACCGAGCTGCTGCATCGCCCCGTACTTCTGGAATGACGTGACGATCTGCCAGACGACGGGATACCCCATGCCGAGCAGCAGCACGAGAACGGCGCCGAGGATCAGGAAGTAGGGCGCCAGCGCGCGACGCCGAACGGACGGATCGGCGCCGGTCGAGCGGCCGGTGCGGCCGGGAGGCGAAACGGGGGCATCTGTGGTGGTCATGCGGGCACTGCCTGTCTGAGAAATACGCGTGGGGGCCGGGCGGACCCGACCCCCACGCAGGGTGATCAACCGTTGATGACGGCGTCGATCTTGGCGTCGTACTCCTTCGCCAGGTCTGCGACGTCTCCGCCCTCCGCGACCTTGCCGAAGAACTCCTCCAGGATCTTCTTGCCCTCGACCGCCGCCCAACCGGGCGCTGCCGGGGTCAGCTTCGAGCCGAGTGCGGAGTCGACGAGCGCCTCAGCGAACTGGTCGTCGCCGAGATCGCCGACGAAGTCGACATTCGCCGGACCCAGGCCGTTCTTGGCGAGCAGCGTCTGGTACTCGTCCGAGTAGATGATCCGGAGGAGCTCCTTGGCCCCTGCCTGGTTCTCGCTCTTGGCCGAGACACCGATGTTCGAGCCGCCGGCGAAGACCGGTGCCACCGAGCCCTCCTCGAGGCCGGGGAGCGGGAACACGCCGAACGTGGCGTCGTTCCACTCACGGACCTCGGCGCCCTCGTCGTTGTCACCGGTGTAGTCGCCCACCGACCAGTGAGCCCAGCCCGGAGCGATGATCGTCGCCGCGGTCGGAGCCGCGCCGCCCTTGTCGTTGTTGATGTTGATCCATGGCGTCGAGTCGTCCTCGGTGGCCGGAGCGTTCGATGCACCCGTGAAGATGTCCTGGAACTGCTCGAGTCCCGCGATGGACTTCGGGTCGGACAGCGTGGAAGCCCACTTGTCGCCGTCCTTCTTGGCCAGCTCTCCCCCGTTGGCGAAGATCCAGGAGATGCCGTTGCGCCAGTCCTGACCGCCGATGTAGAAACCGGACTGGCCGTCGGTGTGAAGCGCCTTGACCGACTCGCTGAACTCGTCGAGCGTCTTCGGAACCTCGAGCCCGGCAGCGGTCCAGATGTCCTTGCGGTAGGTGATGTATCGGGAGCCGAAGTAGTACGGCAGCGCGTACTGCTTGCCGTCCACTTCGCCGACCTCGACGAACGACTCCAGCAGCTTGTCGCCGCCGAGATCCTCGAAGATCGGGCTCAGGTCGCTGAACGCACCGGCTGTCGTGAAGGTGGGCGACCAGGTGTTGCCGATCTCGGTCACATCAGGGGTGTTCTTGGCGTCGGGAAGCTGGTTGGTCAGCTTGGTGAGCGCGTCGCTCCAGTCCTGCTGCTCGATGGTGAGCGTGCCGCCGGTCGCTTCTTCATACGCATCGACGAGGAACTCGCGAGCCTCTTCGGGGGTGTCCCCACCCATCACCCAGAAGGTGATGTCCTGTCCCTTGGCGGACTCCGGGTCGAATCCGGACGCGGCCGTTTCGCCGCCTCCGCCGGTGCCGCAGGCCGTCAGGCCGAGGGCGAGGACCGATGCCCCCGCCACGGCGGTGAGCGCGATCTTGCGCTTCCCGTTTCTATTCATTCTTCTTTTTTCCTCTCGGTGCTGCACTGCAGGAGGGATTCTCTCCGGATGGAGTCACCCCCGGATGGGGTTTGTTAGGACAGTAACCTAACAAACCCCATCCGGGGTAACAACCTCTCCACAGCTCCGGACATAACATTTCGGACTCAGCGTCGATCTTCGTCATCGATGTGCACTAAGGGTCGGTCTGACACTAAGATCGAATCGGAGGTTAAGGTAACAATGACTCAAAGCCACGGCATCCGAGTCGCCGTCTCGACGGTGATCCTGACGCTGCGCCGCACTGCGAACGGCGAAGCCGTACTCGCGCTGCCCCTCGTGCTGCGCACCAGAGAGCCCTACGCCGACCAGTGGGCGCTGCCCGGCGGCTGGCTCACCGTTGCGGAATCCGCAGTCGACGCGGCCGCGCGCACCCTGGCAGAGACGACCGGCCTCTCGCCGAGCTACCTCGAACAGCTCTATGCGTTCGGCGCCGTGGACCGCTCCCCCACCCGCGTGGTCTCCATCGTCTACTGGGCGCTGCTGCGCTCGGATGACGTCGATGCACAGAGCGCTGCGCACCTGGCCTCCGGACACGCACCGGAGAACGTTCGATGGTTCGACGTCGACGCTCTGCCGCCACTCGCCTTCGACCACAACCAGATCGTCGAGTACGCGCTCTGGCGGCTCCGCAACAAGGTCGGCTACAGCCGGGTCGCGCACGGCTTCCTGCCCGCCGAATTCACGCTCGCCGACCTCCGCGAGGCCTACGAGGCGATCCTCGGCCGCCACCTCGATCCGGCGAACTTCCGCCGCCAGGTCGAAGCCGCCGGCAACCTTCTCCCCACCGAGCGCTTCCGCACCGGCAGCCACCGTCCCGCCCGCCTCTACCGCTACAACACCGACGTCGAGCTCGCCGATCGCGGCCCGCTCGGCTCCGACGAAACGAGCACCCGATGAGCATCACCTTCGTCCCGACGCCCACCGTTCCCGAGGCCGACGCCTCGGTCGATCACGCGATCCAGGCGATCGTCTCCGGCGCCTCCATCGACGCCACGTGCAGCACCGATCTCGCGGCCGGTCCATGGGACTTCGACAGCCGCCCCGGCTACGGGCCCGGCTCGTCGATGGGCGACGTCATCCCGACCGGGGCCCCTCGTCAGGGCGAACTGCCCGCCGCATACCGCGAGGCAGGCGAAGACGAGCTCGACGCGCGGATCCGCGCCGCCAAGGCGACGCTCGGAGACCGGGTCGTCATCCTCGGCCACTTCTACCAGCGCGAAGAGGTGGTCCGCCACGCGGACTACGTCGGCGACTCCTTCCAGCTCGCGACGGCGGCGAAGGGACGCGCAGATGCCGAGGCGATCGTCTTCTGCGGAGTGCACTTCATGGCCGAGACCGCCGACCTGCTCTCCGGTCCGGATCAGGCCGTGATCCTGCCGAACCTCGCCGCCGGCTGCTCGATGGCCGATATGGCAGACATCGACCAGGTCGAGGAGTGCTGGGAGCAGCTGGCCGACGTGCTCGGAGACATGGACGCCGTGGACGAGACCGGCCGGGTTCCGGTCATCCCGGTGACCTACATGAACTCCTCCGCCGCGATCAAGGGCTTCGTCGGACGGCACGGCGGCATCGTCTGCACGTCATCGAACGCGCAGACCGTCCTGGAGTGGGCGTTCGAGCGGGGGCAGCGCGTGCTCTTCTTCCCCGATCAGCACCTGGGCCGCAACACCGCCAAGGCGATGGGCGTCCCTCTCGAGCAGATGCCGATGTGGAATCCGCGGCGTCCGCTCGGCGGCTCCACCGCCACCGAGCTCGTCGATTCGCGGGTCATCCTGTGGCACGGGTTCTGCTCGGTGCACCGACGCTTCACGGTCGCGCAGATCGACCAGGCGCGAGCCGAGAATCCGGACGTACGCGTGATCGTGCACCCGGAGTGCCCGATGGAAGTGGTGGATGCCGCAGACGAAGCCGGCTCCACGGACTACATCCGCCGCGCGATCGACGCCGCGACAGAACCGACCGCCTTCGCTATCGGCACCGAGATCAACCTCGTTCGTCGGCTCGCCGCTCAGTACCCCCAGCACGAGATCTTCTGCCTCGACCCGGTCGTCTGCCCGTGCTCCACGATGTACCGCATCCACCCCGGCTACCTCGCCTGGGTGCTCGAGGAACTCGTCGCCGGTCGCACGCCCAACCGCATCCAGGTGTCCGCCGACGTCGCCGACCCCGCACGCGTGGCGCTGGAGCGGATGCTGGCGGCGAAGCCGCCCGTCGTGGACGGCGTCCGATGAACACGCTCGTGGTGGGATCGGGAATCGCGGGCCTCACCGCGGCGCTCCATGCGCACGAGGCGGGCCACGCGGTCACCATCGTGACCAAGGCGGCGCTCGGCGACGGCTGCACGGGATTCGCCCAGGGCGGGGTCGCCGGCGTATACGGCCCTCGGGATTCAGCGGCCCAGCACGCGTCGGACACCCTGATCGCCGGCGCCGGTCTCTCGGATGCGGCGGCTGTCGATGTCCTCGTCGCCGAAGGTGCGACGAGGATCGCTGAACTCATCGCACGCGGCGTCGCTTTCGACCGGTCCGCCGACGGTGAACTGCTTCTCGGGCGCGAGGCCGCGCACAGCCACGCGAGGATCGTGCACGCCGGCGGCGACGCGACCGGTGCCGCCATCTCCCGCGCCCTGGTCGCTGCCGTGCGCCGCACCAGCATCGAGGTCGTCGAGGACGCGTTCCTGATCGATCTGATCGTCCGCGACGGCGCGGTGCGCGGCATCCGCCTGCTGATCGACGGCTCAACCGCCGACCTCGCCGCGGATGCCGTGATCCTGGCCACCGGCGGCGCTGGACACCTGTACGCGCACACGACCAACCCGGCCGGTACGACCGGTGACGGCATCGCCGCGGCGCTGCGCGCAGGCGCCGAGGTGGCCGATCTGGAGTTCGTCCAGTTCCACCCGACGATCCTGGCCGCCGGTCCGGCGTTCCTCATCTCCGAAGCCGTACGCGGCGAGGGGGCGACGCTCATCGACGACGCGGGGCGCCGGTTCACGTTCGACGTGCATCCAGACGGCGAACTCGCGCCCCGCGACGTCGTGTCCCGAGCGATCGCCCGCCAGGCCACCGCGCAGGGATCGCCGGTGCGGCTGGATGCCACGATGATCGGGGCTTCCGCCCTCGCTCAGCGCTTCCCGACCATCGATCGGGTCACCCGCGAACGCGGCTTCGATTGGGCACGCGAGCCGATCCCGGTGACGCCGGCGGCGCACTACCTGATGGGCGGGGTCGTGACCGACCTCGACGGCCGCACGTCGCTGCCCGGCCTCTTCGCCGTCGGCGAGGTCGCCCGTACCGGCGTGCACGGGGCGAACCGCTTGGCGTCGAACTCCCTGCTCGAGGGTGCGGTGTTCGGCGCCCGCGCTGCTGCGGCTCTCGGCTCGCCCCGGGCATCCGATCGCCCGCTCCCGGCGGAAAAAATCCCGCTGAACCTCGCGAATACCGGGTCTTTTCGCGACGGGAACGAACGGGGACCGTTCAGCCGGGCGGCGCTGCAGCAGGTGATGTGGGACGAAGTCGGGTTGCTCCGCACCGACGACAGCCTCGCCGATGCGCTCAACACGATCCGCGCCTGGCGTGCCGGTGCCACCGCTGCGCACACGGTCGCCGAGCACGAGGACGTGAATCTGCTTCTGCTCGCCGATGCCACGGCATCCGCCGCCCTCGCCCGCACCGAATCCGTCGGCGCCCACTACCGCAGCGCCGACCGCATCGAAGCACCACAACTGGAGACCGTCTGATGCTCACCGCCGCCACCCTCACCCGTGTCGTCGGGGCAGCCCTCGAAGAGGACGCGCCCTGGGGCGATCTGACCAGCAGCACGCTGCTTCCCGCAGACGCCACCGCGACCGCCGACCTGGTCGCCAGAGAGGCCGGCGTCTTCAGCGGCGGCGATGTCTTCGCCGCCGCGTTCGCGCTGACCGACCCGGCACTCGTCGTCGACGTGCACGTCGGCGACGGTGATTCCTTCACTCCCGGCGACGTGCTCGCATCGGTGTCAGGGTCGGCGCGCAGCATCCTCACCGCCGAGCGCGTCGCCCTGAACTTCACGCAACGGATGAGCGGGATCGCCACGCTGACGGCCGCATACGTCACGGCGGTCACCGGCACCGGTGCGCGCATCGCCGACACCCGCAAGACCACCCCTGGGTTGCGTGCTTTCGAGCGGCACGCCGTCGTCTCGGGCGGCGGCAGCAATCACCGCTTCTCGCTCTCGGATGCGGTGATGGCGAAGGACAACCATCTCGCAGTGCTGAAGAGGTCGGGGGCGGATCTCGCGACGGCGCTCAGGGAGTCGCTGTCACGGCTTCCGCACACCACGCATGTGGTCGTCGAGGTCGACCGGCTCGACCAGATCTCCGCTGTGCTCGATGGCGGAGCGCACACCGTGCTGCTCGACAACTTCTCGCTCGAGGATCTCCGCGCCGGCGTCGACCTCATCGGAGATCGGGCGACCGTCGAGGCATCCGGAGGCGTCAGCCTCGACACCGTGCGGGCGATCGCCGAGACCGGCGTCGACGTCATCTCCGTCGGAGCGCTCACTCATTCTGCTCGGGCACTCGACCTCGGCCTGGATGTGCGGATCGCCTGATGCTCTACCTCGACCACGCCGCGACCTCCCCGGTGCGTCCGGAAGTGTGGGAGGCCATGCACCCCTACCTGACCGGGGTGTACGGCAACCCCTCCAGTCACCACACCGTCGGCGAGGCTGCGGCGAGCGCACTGGATGACGCCAGGGAGCGTGTGGCGAGGGTGCTGGGGATGCGTCCCTCCGACGTCATCTTCACTGCCGGGGGCACCGAGGCCAACAACCTCGCAGTCAAGGGCATCGTGCTGGCGGCACTCGGGAGCGGCCGTCGACACCTGGTGACCACGCCCATCGAGCACGAATCGATCCTGGAATCAGCGGACTACTTGCACCGCCTCCACGGGGTGTCGGTCGCTCGCGTCGCGGTGGATGCCGTCGGGCGGGTCACTCCCGAGACGCTTTCCACCGCGCTGCGCGACGATACGGCTCTGGTGTCGCTCGGGCATGCGAACAACGAGATCGGTACGGTGCAGGATGTCGCTTCCCTCGCCGCAGTGACCGGCGCGGCCGGTGTTCCGCTCCACGTCGATGCCGTGCAGTCGGCCGGCTGGTTGCCGCTGAACGCACTCGGCGCCGACGCGATCTCGCTCGCCGGTCACAAGCTCGGCGCCCCCAAGGGGATCGGGGTGCTCGCGGTGCGAGGGCGGGTGCCGCTCGAACCCCTGCTGCACGGCGGCGGTCAGGAGCGTGGGCGCCGATCCGGCACTGAGAACGTCGCCGGGGCCGTGGCGATGGCCGTGGCGCTGGAGCTCGCCGACACGGAACGCGATGCCGTCTCCGCCCGCGTCAGCGCGGCGACCGGGCGATTCATCGCCGGAGTCCTGACCGCGGTTCCGCGAGCAGCACTCACCGGCGATCCGGTGCACCGCCTCCCGGGCACCGCGAGCTTCACCTTCGCGGGGACGAGCGGCGAGGCGGTGCTGCTGGAGCTGGAGCGGCGTGGAGTGATCTCTTCGAGCGGCTCGGCATGCGCCGCCGGAAGCGACGAGCCCTCGCACGTGCTGCTCGCGTGCGGCATCCTGCCTGAGGTCGCTCAGACATCGGTGCGGTTCACCTTCGGTCGCGAGGTCCTGCCGGATGACGCTCCCGAGCACCTCGCGGCGCTCGTCGCGGATGCGGTG from Microbacterium sp. LWO13-1.2 includes the following:
- a CDS encoding sugar ABC transporter permease — encoded protein: MTTTDAPVSPPGRTGRSTGADPSVRRRALAPYFLILGAVLVLLLGMGYPVVWQIVTSFQKYGAMQQLGGKAPDFVGFDNYIAIAQDGTFWAVTFRSVLFCLVTAFVTIVVGVLLALLMTKIHAAARFTLQIALLLAWAMPVIAAMTVFIWLFNRQRGVINYLLSMIPGVDMKGFNWIGTTPLLFFIVASIIIIWMSVPFVAFSAYAGLTQVSGEVLEASQLDGASAVQRFRFIVFPVLKPVIAIVLLLNLIWDLRVFAQITLLQDAGPKSTDYDLLGTYIYKTGVAGLDFGAGAAMSIFVLALTIALSWFYVRSLIKEEGK
- a CDS encoding extracellular solute-binding protein, with translation MNRNGKRKIALTAVAGASVLALGLTACGTGGGGETAASGFDPESAKGQDITFWVMGGDTPEEAREFLVDAYEEATGGTLTIEQQDWSDALTKLTNQLPDAKNTPDVTEIGNTWSPTFTTAGAFSDLSPIFEDLGGDKLLESFVEVGEVDGKQYALPYYFGSRYITYRKDIWTAAGLEVPKTLDEFSESVKALHTDGQSGFYIGGQDWRNGISWIFANGGELAKKDGDKWASTLSDPKSIAGLEQFQDIFTGASNAPATEDDSTPWININNDKGGAAPTAATIIAPGWAHWSVGDYTGDNDEGAEVREWNDATFGVFPLPGLEEGSVAPVFAGGSNIGVSAKSENQAGAKELLRIIYSDEYQTLLAKNGLGPANVDFVGDLGDDQFAEALVDSALGSKLTPAAPGWAAVEGKKILEEFFGKVAEGGDVADLAKEYDAKIDAVING
- a CDS encoding NUDIX domain-containing protein encodes the protein MTQSHGIRVAVSTVILTLRRTANGEAVLALPLVLRTREPYADQWALPGGWLTVAESAVDAAARTLAETTGLSPSYLEQLYAFGAVDRSPTRVVSIVYWALLRSDDVDAQSAAHLASGHAPENVRWFDVDALPPLAFDHNQIVEYALWRLRNKVGYSRVAHGFLPAEFTLADLREAYEAILGRHLDPANFRRQVEAAGNLLPTERFRTGSHRPARLYRYNTDVELADRGPLGSDETSTR
- the nadA gene encoding quinolinate synthase NadA, which translates into the protein MSITFVPTPTVPEADASVDHAIQAIVSGASIDATCSTDLAAGPWDFDSRPGYGPGSSMGDVIPTGAPRQGELPAAYREAGEDELDARIRAAKATLGDRVVILGHFYQREEVVRHADYVGDSFQLATAAKGRADAEAIVFCGVHFMAETADLLSGPDQAVILPNLAAGCSMADMADIDQVEECWEQLADVLGDMDAVDETGRVPVIPVTYMNSSAAIKGFVGRHGGIVCTSSNAQTVLEWAFERGQRVLFFPDQHLGRNTAKAMGVPLEQMPMWNPRRPLGGSTATELVDSRVILWHGFCSVHRRFTVAQIDQARAENPDVRVIVHPECPMEVVDAADEAGSTDYIRRAIDAATEPTAFAIGTEINLVRRLAAQYPQHEIFCLDPVVCPCSTMYRIHPGYLAWVLEELVAGRTPNRIQVSADVADPARVALERMLAAKPPVVDGVR
- the nadB gene encoding L-aspartate oxidase is translated as MNTLVVGSGIAGLTAALHAHEAGHAVTIVTKAALGDGCTGFAQGGVAGVYGPRDSAAQHASDTLIAGAGLSDAAAVDVLVAEGATRIAELIARGVAFDRSADGELLLGREAAHSHARIVHAGGDATGAAISRALVAAVRRTSIEVVEDAFLIDLIVRDGAVRGIRLLIDGSTADLAADAVILATGGAGHLYAHTTNPAGTTGDGIAAALRAGAEVADLEFVQFHPTILAAGPAFLISEAVRGEGATLIDDAGRRFTFDVHPDGELAPRDVVSRAIARQATAQGSPVRLDATMIGASALAQRFPTIDRVTRERGFDWAREPIPVTPAAHYLMGGVVTDLDGRTSLPGLFAVGEVARTGVHGANRLASNSLLEGAVFGARAAAALGSPRASDRPLPAEKIPLNLANTGSFRDGNERGPFSRAALQQVMWDEVGLLRTDDSLADALNTIRAWRAGATAAHTVAEHEDVNLLLLADATASAALARTESVGAHYRSADRIEAPQLETV
- the nadC gene encoding carboxylating nicotinate-nucleotide diphosphorylase, with protein sequence MLTAATLTRVVGAALEEDAPWGDLTSSTLLPADATATADLVAREAGVFSGGDVFAAAFALTDPALVVDVHVGDGDSFTPGDVLASVSGSARSILTAERVALNFTQRMSGIATLTAAYVTAVTGTGARIADTRKTTPGLRAFERHAVVSGGGSNHRFSLSDAVMAKDNHLAVLKRSGADLATALRESLSRLPHTTHVVVEVDRLDQISAVLDGGAHTVLLDNFSLEDLRAGVDLIGDRATVEASGGVSLDTVRAIAETGVDVISVGALTHSARALDLGLDVRIA
- a CDS encoding cysteine desulfurase family protein; the protein is MLYLDHAATSPVRPEVWEAMHPYLTGVYGNPSSHHTVGEAAASALDDARERVARVLGMRPSDVIFTAGGTEANNLAVKGIVLAALGSGRRHLVTTPIEHESILESADYLHRLHGVSVARVAVDAVGRVTPETLSTALRDDTALVSLGHANNEIGTVQDVASLAAVTGAAGVPLHVDAVQSAGWLPLNALGADAISLAGHKLGAPKGIGVLAVRGRVPLEPLLHGGGQERGRRSGTENVAGAVAMAVALELADTERDAVSARVSAATGRFIAGVLTAVPRAALTGDPVHRLPGTASFTFAGTSGEAVLLELERRGVISSSGSACAAGSDEPSHVLLACGILPEVAQTSVRFTFGREVLPDDAPEHLAALVADAVRAVAGS